A genomic region of Elaeis guineensis isolate ETL-2024a chromosome 9, EG11, whole genome shotgun sequence contains the following coding sequences:
- the LOC105051062 gene encoding protein TIFY 9: MSRPTVELDFFGLEKENAARLRAMEPKSSIRGIQSAISRIDPQLLKSVFAGGAGSAVFRPSAPVGESSRLVLSPPPSPLPVLSPASSKTGNESPPGTAPLTIFYQGMVTVFDLPQDKAEAIIKLAEDVNRVSQQEGLLEKFNEDLPMARKKSLQRFFEKRKERLTALGPYEGEVEVRKEKTRKVAAATDVVTASNF; this comes from the exons ATGTCGAGACCCACGGTAGAGTTGGATTTCTTCGGCCTTGAGAAGGAGAACGCGGCCAGACTCCGCGCCATGGAGCCAAAAAGCTCCATTCGAG GTATCCAGAGTGCGATATCCAGGATAGACCCACAGCTTTTGAAGAGCGTGTTCGCCGGCGGTGCGGGGAGCGCAGTGTTTCGGCCTTCGGCCCCGGTGGGGGAATCTTCCCGGCTGGTCCTCTCGCCACCGCCGTCGCCGCTGCCGGTCCTCAGCCCGGCCTCCTCCAA GACTGGTAATGAGAGTCCCCCAGGAACTGCTCCATTGACAATCTTCTACCAGGGCATGGTCACCGTCTTTGATCTCCCCCAAGATAAG GCGGAGGCTATAATAAAACTAGCAGAGGATGTTAACCGTGTTAGCCAGCAGGAGGGGTTACTGGAAAAATTTAACGAAG ATTTGCCGATGGCACGAAAGAAGTCGCTGCAGAGATTTTTTGAGAAACGCAAGGAGAG GTTGACTGCGTTGGGACCCTACGAGGGGGAAGTCGAGGTGAGGAAGGAGAAGACACGCAAGGTGGCGGCGGCCACGGACGTGGTGACCGCGTCCAACTTTTGA